One segment of Apus apus isolate bApuApu2 chromosome 1, bApuApu2.pri.cur, whole genome shotgun sequence DNA contains the following:
- the PNPLA4 gene encoding patatin-like phospholipase domain-containing protein 4 isoform X1, whose translation MWAAKSACSAQILLLRMLQKTQQFRIGVLNCCTIRAPRDRAEFRVSSVNDKGTVVDTRMATIAEETKIAAGKSSRALCDGNQHSLEAKMKHINLSFAACGFLGIYHLGAAAAFCRHGKKLLKVVKAFAGASAGSLAATVLLAVPENIEKCKQFAYGFAEEVRKLDFGAVTPGYDFMKTLREGIESILPSNAHEIAENRLYVSVTNTKNGENHLVSSFASREDLIKVLLASSFIPVYAGIKPVEYKGEKWVDGGLTNGLPILPVGRTVTVSPFCGRLDICPQDKGRVDLYVKFSKQDIMLSLANLVRLNQALFPPSQEKMESLYQNGFDDTVRFLLKENWFE comes from the exons ATGTGGGCAGCTAAAAGTGCTTGTAGTGCTCAAATACTGTTGCTTCGGATGTTACAAAAAACTCAGCAGTTCAGGATTGGCGTTTTAAACTGTTGCACCATAAGAGCGCCACGCGACAGAGCTGAATTCCGG GTTTCCAGCGTAAATGATAAAGGAACAGTAGTAGATACAAGGATGGCTACTATTGCAGAGGAAACTAAAATAGCTGCTGGAAAAAGTTCGAGGGCATTATGTGATGGAAACCAGCATTCATTAGAAG caaaaATGAAACATATCAATCTGTCATTTGCAGCATGTGGGTTTCTGGGTATTTACCACttgggggcagcagctgctttttgcagGCATGGTAAGAAGTTACTGAAAGTTGTGAAAGCTTTTGCGGGAGCTTCTGCGGGATCGCTGGCTGCTACTGTCTTATTAGCAGTACCAGAAAATATAGAG aaatGTAAGCAGTTTGCCTATGGATTTGCAGAAGAAGTTAGAAAATTGGACTTTGGTGCTGTAACGCCTGgctatgattttatgaaaacaCTTAG GGAAGGCATAGAATCTATTCTTCCTTCTAATGCTCATGAGATAGCTGAGAACCGTCTCTATGTGTCAGTCACTAACACCAAAAATGGGGAAAATCACTTGGTTTCAAGTTTTGCCTCCAGGGAGGACCTCATTAAG GTCTTACTGGCAAGTAGTTTTATACCAGTATATGCAGGGATTAAGCCCGTGGAATATAAAGGAGag aagtGGGTTGATGGTGGTCTCACCAATGGCCTTCCTATCTTGCCTGTTGGAAGAACTGTTACAGTTTCTCCTTTCTGCGGTCGATTAGACATCTGTCCACAAGATAAAGGACGTGTGGACCTTTATGTTAAATTTTCAAAACAAGATATAATG CTGTCTCTGGCCAACCTAGTAAGACTTAATCAAGCTTTGTTCCCACCAAGCCAGGAGAAAATGGAATCATTGTACCAAAATGGATTTGATGATACCGTACgttttttactgaaagaaaactggtttGAATAG
- the PNPLA4 gene encoding patatin-like phospholipase domain-containing protein 4 isoform X2, protein MKCKQFAYGFAEEVRKLDFGAVTPGYDFMKTLREGIESILPSNAHEIAENRLYVSVTNTKNGENHLVSSFASREDLIKVLLASSFIPVYAGIKPVEYKGEKWVDGGLTNGLPILPVGRTVTVSPFCGRLDICPQDKGRVDLYVKFSKQDIMLSLANLVRLNQALFPPSQEKMESLYQNGFDDTVRFLLKENWFE, encoded by the exons ATG aaatGTAAGCAGTTTGCCTATGGATTTGCAGAAGAAGTTAGAAAATTGGACTTTGGTGCTGTAACGCCTGgctatgattttatgaaaacaCTTAG GGAAGGCATAGAATCTATTCTTCCTTCTAATGCTCATGAGATAGCTGAGAACCGTCTCTATGTGTCAGTCACTAACACCAAAAATGGGGAAAATCACTTGGTTTCAAGTTTTGCCTCCAGGGAGGACCTCATTAAG GTCTTACTGGCAAGTAGTTTTATACCAGTATATGCAGGGATTAAGCCCGTGGAATATAAAGGAGag aagtGGGTTGATGGTGGTCTCACCAATGGCCTTCCTATCTTGCCTGTTGGAAGAACTGTTACAGTTTCTCCTTTCTGCGGTCGATTAGACATCTGTCCACAAGATAAAGGACGTGTGGACCTTTATGTTAAATTTTCAAAACAAGATATAATG CTGTCTCTGGCCAACCTAGTAAGACTTAATCAAGCTTTGTTCCCACCAAGCCAGGAGAAAATGGAATCATTGTACCAAAATGGATTTGATGATACCGTACgttttttactgaaagaaaactggtttGAATAG
- the PNPLA4 gene encoding patatin-like phospholipase domain-containing protein 4 isoform X3: MKTLREGIESILPSNAHEIAENRLYVSVTNTKNGENHLVSSFASREDLIKVLLASSFIPVYAGIKPVEYKGEKWVDGGLTNGLPILPVGRTVTVSPFCGRLDICPQDKGRVDLYVKFSKQDIMLSLANLVRLNQALFPPSQEKMESLYQNGFDDTVRFLLKENWFE, translated from the exons atgaaaacaCTTAG GGAAGGCATAGAATCTATTCTTCCTTCTAATGCTCATGAGATAGCTGAGAACCGTCTCTATGTGTCAGTCACTAACACCAAAAATGGGGAAAATCACTTGGTTTCAAGTTTTGCCTCCAGGGAGGACCTCATTAAG GTCTTACTGGCAAGTAGTTTTATACCAGTATATGCAGGGATTAAGCCCGTGGAATATAAAGGAGag aagtGGGTTGATGGTGGTCTCACCAATGGCCTTCCTATCTTGCCTGTTGGAAGAACTGTTACAGTTTCTCCTTTCTGCGGTCGATTAGACATCTGTCCACAAGATAAAGGACGTGTGGACCTTTATGTTAAATTTTCAAAACAAGATATAATG CTGTCTCTGGCCAACCTAGTAAGACTTAATCAAGCTTTGTTCCCACCAAGCCAGGAGAAAATGGAATCATTGTACCAAAATGGATTTGATGATACCGTACgttttttactgaaagaaaactggtttGAATAG